DNA sequence from the Alkaliphilus metalliredigens QYMF genome:
ACTCCATGATTTTTAAAGAGCCTTTCCCCATAGGTTAAGTCTGTCCTATGGTGCTTTATGTCCTCTAGCTCTTTCTTTGAAATGCCTTCTGTCATCGCCTTTATTTTATGACAAATCTCATCTATATTCATTTGTTGACTTTGTCTCTCTCTATACTGCACTCCCGCAGCAGCTGAAATAATGCCTAAGGAAAAAATCAGTCCTTTATGGGTATTTACCCCTTTAGTTGCAGCAAACATTTTATTTTCTCCTGCAATGCCTATGGGTCTAATCATCTCTAATAACTCTTGGCTATTTCTTTTACCAAAGTTAAATCCAGCCAAAGCACATTGGTGAAATGTATGGACTAAGGAACCACTGCTCTCCAAAAACAGATAAAAATCCATGTCTTGATGGGCACCTGAATTATGGCGGTCCACAAGACCCGGCTTAGGTGTCGCCGATACTTCAAAGAGCATTGATTTTAGGGCTAATTCACTGATATATTCACAGACATTGAATTCACTAGACACTATTTTTTCCTTCATTGTAAAAAACTCCTTAAAATGTATTCATAAGTTGCGTCACGGTTTTAAATGCTTCCGAATCTAATTGTCTATCTCTTTAGTTTTTTAT
Encoded proteins:
- the citG gene encoding triphosphoribosyl-dephospho-CoA synthase CitG codes for the protein MKEKIVSSEFNVCEYISELALKSMLFEVSATPKPGLVDRHNSGAHQDMDFYLFLESSGSLVHTFHQCALAGFNFGKRNSQELLEMIRPIGIAGENKMFAATKGVNTHKGLIFSLGIISAAAGVQYRERQSQQMNIDEICHKIKAMTEGISKKELEDIKHHRTDLTYGERLFKNHGVKGIRGEVESGFNTVRTYSLPILRELMKGNQKTNDILVQVLFHLMEVTEDSNVLGRHDLTTLKEVKTIAKDILSVGGMFTEEGRKKIVETDKQFIEGNISPGGSADLLAVTLMLYFLEKP